The following coding sequences lie in one Homalodisca vitripennis isolate AUS2020 chromosome X, UT_GWSS_2.1, whole genome shotgun sequence genomic window:
- the LOC124369733 gene encoding cyclin-dependent kinase 2-like, which yields MGGDFVDLDKFAKFEKIGEGTYGVVYKAKDNNGTEVALKKIRIDTDGEGIPSTAIREISLLKDLNHVNIVKLQDVIVRETKIFLVFEYLFMDLKKYMDRVLFDFDPKLVKSYMHQLLQGLHYCHTRKIAHRDLKPQNLLIDQEGRIKLADFGLSRCISLPVCTYTHEVITLWYRAPEILLGTKLYTTAVDIWSLGCIFAEMFTRKALFPGDSEIDQLFRIFRTLGTPDEKIWPDVSRLPDYKSMFPRWKKQEVTTVFPSVCGKALSVLMKMLVYDPNQRISARALLEMPYFEDVETVKPCLDFKTTRSWKGSAAVCIE from the exons ATGGGTGGTGATTTCGTAGATTTGGACAAATTTGCGAAATTTGAGAAAATAGGTGAAGGTACTTATGGAGTGGTGTACAAAGCTAAGGATAATAATGGAACGGAAGTAGCATTGAAGAAAATCAGGATTGATAC AGATGGAGAAGGCATACCGTCAACAGCGATACGGGAGATATCATTATTAAAAGATCTGAATCATGTCAACATTGTAAAACTCCAAGATGTTATTGTACgggaaacaaaaatttttcttgTGTTCGAGTACCTCTTCATGGATCTCAAGAAGTACATGGATAGAGTTCTATTTGACTTCGATCCTAAATTGGTTAAG AGCTACATGCATCAATTGTTGCAAGGCTTGCACTACTGCCACACCCGTAAAATCGCTCATCGAGATCTCAAACCTCAGAATCTGCTCATCGATCAAGAag GCCGAATAAAGCTAGCTGACTTTGGTCTTTCAAGGTGCATTTCATTGCCAGTGTGTACTTACACCCACGAAGTGATAACACTTTGGTATCGGGCACCTGAAATATTATTGGGAACCAAATTGTACACCACAGCAGTTGACATTTGGAGTCTAGGATGCATCTTTGCAGAAATG ttcaccagaaaagcTCTTTTCCCAGGAGATTCTGAAATAGATCAGCTTTTCCGGATATTCCGCACATTGGGCACTCCAGATGAAAAGATATGGCCAGATGTTTCTCGACTACCAGACTACAAATCTATGTTCCCTCGTTGGAAGAAACAAGAAGTGACAACTGTTTTCCCCTCAGTTTGCGGAAAAGCACTCAGTGTATTAATG aaaatgttgGTATATGATCCAAACCAAAGGATATCCGCCAGAGCTTTACTGGAAATGCCTTACTTTGAGGATGTGGAAACAGTTAAACCTTGCTTGGACTTCAAGACGACAAGATCGTGGAAAGGTTCTGCAGCTGTTTGCATTGAG